A DNA window from Loxodonta africana isolate mLoxAfr1 chromosome 7, mLoxAfr1.hap2, whole genome shotgun sequence contains the following coding sequences:
- the LOC100660149 gene encoding olfactory receptor 5B12-like: MVILKQHYLVAFSHLAIGASRDHSPMTLMGNISEVTEFILVGLTDALELQVPLFLIFALVYFITLVGNLGMIMLILLDSRLHTPMYFFLSNLSLVDYVYASAVTPKVMVGFVTGDKIISYNACAAQMFFFLAFVITESLLLTAMAFDRYAAVCKPLHYTTTMTSTVCALLVTGSYICGLLQSSIHVAFTFHLSFCHSNVVNHFFCDIPPLLALSCSDTYTNEIVLFTLAACTIVFSLLVILNSYLFIFIAILRMHSAEGRKKAFSTCASHLTTVSIFYGTIIFMYLQPSSSHSMDTDKMASVFYTMIIPMLNPLVYSLRNKEVKSAFKKVSEKVKSPLG, encoded by the coding sequence ATGGTAATACTCAAACAGCATTATCTTGTGGCATTTTCTCATCTTGCCATAGGTGCCTCACGTGATCATTCACCAATGACTTTGATGGGGAACATCTCAGAAGTGACTGAATTTATTCTTGTGGGGCTAACAGATGCCCTAGAGCTACAGGTccctttatttttaatcttcgcCCTCGTTTACTTCATCACTCTGGTTGGAAACCTGGGGATGATCATGTTAATTCTGTTAGACTCTCgtctccacacccccatgtactttttcctcagtaaCCTTTCCCTGGTGGACTATGTTTATGCCTCGGCAGTCACTCCCAAGGTGATGGTGGGGTTTGTCACAGGAGATAAGATCATCTCCTACAATGCCTGTGCTGCCCAGATGTTCTTCTTTTTAGCCTTTGTCATTACTGAAAGTTTACTCCTGACTGCAATGGCCTTTGACCGCTACGCAGCAGTGTGTAAGCCCCTGCACTACACCACCACCATGACAAGTACTGTGTGTGCTCTACTGGTCACTGGTTCCTACATCTGTGGACTCTTGCAATCTTCCATCCATGTGGCCTTCACATTCCACCTCTCCTTCTGTCATTCCAACGTGGTTAATCACTTTTTCTGCGACATCCCCCCACTGCTGGCTCTCTCTTGTTCTGATACCTACACAAATGAGATTGTACTCTTCACCTTGGCAGCTTGCACTATAGTTTTTAGTCTCTTGGTTATCTTGAATTCTTAcctgttcatttttattgctatCCTGAGAATGCACTCAGCTGAGGGACGAAAGAAGGCCTTTTCTACCTGTGCTTCCCACCTCACCACAGTTTCCATCTTCTATGGGACAATCATCTTCATGTACTTACAGCCAAGTTCCAGTCATTCCATGGACACAGACAAAATGGCATCTGTGTTCTACACCATGATCATCCCCATGCTGAACCCTCTGGTCTACAGCTTGAGGAACAAGGAAGTCAAGAGTGCATTCAAGAAGGTTTCTGAAAAAGTAAAATCTCCATTGGGCTGA
- the LOC100662059 gene encoding olfactory receptor 5B12-like — MTLIENISEVTEFILMGLTDAVELQVPLFLVFTLFYFITLVGNLGMITLILLDSRLHTPMYFFLSNLSLVDCVYASAVTPKVMEGLLTGDKSISYNACAAQMFFFLAFDAIESFLLASMAFDRHAAVCKPLHYTTTMTSTVCALLLTGSYGCGLLQSSILVALTFHLSFCHSNVVNQFFCDTPPLLALSCSDTYINEIVLFTLAACNVFFTLLVILNSYLFIFIVILRMHSAQGRKTAFSTCASHLTTVSIFYGTIIVMYLQPSSSHSTDTDKMASVFYTMIIPMLNPVVYSLRNKEVKSAFKKVAEKVKSSLD, encoded by the coding sequence ATGACGTTGATAGAGAACATATCAGAGGTGACTGAATTCATTCTCATGGGGCTAACAGATGCCGTAGAACTGCAGGTCCCTTTATTTTTAGTCTTCactctcttttacttcatcactctGGTTGGGAACCTGGGGATGATCACGTTGATACTGTTAGACTCTCgtctccacacccccatgtactttttcctcagcaaCCTCTCCCTGGTGGACTGTGTTTATGCCTCAGCAGTCACTCCCAAGGTGATGGAGGGGCTCCTAACAGGAGATAAGAGCATCTCCTACAATGCGTGTGCTGCCCAGATGTTCTTCTTTTTAGCTTTTGACGCTATTGAAAGTTTTCTCCTGGCTTCGATGGCCTTTGACCGCCACGCAGCAGTGTGTAAACCCCTACATTACACCACCACCATGACAAGTACTGTGTGTGCTTTACTACTCACTGGCTCCTACGGCTGTGGACTCTTGCAATCTTCCATCCTTGTTGCTTTGACTTTCCACCTCTCCTTCTGTCATTCCAATGTGGTTAATCAATTTTTCTGTGACACCCCACCACTGCTGGCTCTCTCTTGCTCTGATACTTACATAAATGAGATAGTGCTCTTCACCTTGGCAGCTTGCAATGtcttttttactctcttggttaTCTTGAACTCTTACCtgttcatttttattgttatCCTGAGAATGCACTCAGCTCAGGGACGAAAGACAGCCTTTTCCACCTGTGCTTCCCATCTTACCACTGTCTCCATCTTCTATGGAACAATTATCGTCATGTACTTACAGCCAAGTTCCAGTCATTCCACGGACACAGACAAAATGGCATCTGTGTTCTACACCATGATCATCCCTATGCTGAATCCTGTggtctacagcctgaggaacaaggaAGTCAAAAGTGCCTTCAAGAAGGTTGCTGAAAAAGTCAAGTCTTCATTGGACTGA